A portion of the Halalkalicoccus subterraneus genome contains these proteins:
- a CDS encoding helicase-related protein produces the protein MERSFPQKDAPRFTRPPDEAYDSGDDSAYPRHQLVNRAITDQLIDRLTGRGEVAKTLYGAQPSNQYFAGALVSQYEYREAQAEDDTLQNFSDDLSPFTIGVKFRVPADIEDDATIEVTPKASGYQRRFPTLDEQRNKANDNEDADVLLEETEPDSDQDDEEVELEQIEADGYEQLTRVYEQIPFKFDSYKLTGSDIHTLLEGNSPQKIVLDLADATERAKSVQNSFRERKEGVGEGTANQVPVQALQSQKAFQNYLNEVYTSTTIDPLWQARLELNARYDSPIDSEEEYITVTARLVNTHGEDFETSTDPEYEDWRSTLFDVGVKAELDGCELGAFKSKEIEDEYQYDGTIHGVGENCAVEPVFGDTKNPGPSDAIGVRTETVPTYEQAKYLSRNPADIVAPMEVLAGANGREEVFEGLERISSTMEEAAEDYRAIKDEMTEGKSVEAEDDFEDAVAAFEYEHERFKTGIECLRKDERAYKSFKLCNKAFANLGFDRWRMFQIVFIVMSIPDMLKQASGVDEDVNIDFESEGMTDSLDAADIIYFPTGGGKTEAYLGVVTFTAFHDRLRGKGYGMTAFTKFPLRFLSLQQLQRAANVLAQAELLRREYDIGGEEFSIGYLVGKQNTPNALREEGRNKLREAQQDEEVQENLLYVDECPFCQKETVEITGDRERGRIIHQCTNDECSETELPIYITDREVYRYSPTFVVSTIDKISIIGMQRRMRTLFGQAKIRCEKHGYAGESECVVQESAILGDGHCSEEDWEEVDPVDPPSLLIQDELHLLREEFGAFDSHYETFLQAYNDRVTGGDWNMKVVAATATIEGAERQVRALYQKPSNIFPEKGPRLRQSFYAYADPIRNQRQMVGAIPRSVSRTYAIEKVHEEYARIIQEYRADTEKLFQDIQEVNDTYNIDDAAIPGDPQEREEALQAVLDDYEVQVSYHYSKDNTDLMMRVLRTMINQHLNDDTDPYTELRGELLTGETNLGDVREIMRRLLNHDEDGIDPVHMLIATSMISHGVDIGRLNFIGFFGLPRQTAEYIQSYSRVGREWPGTVFMLHNPVRVRDRSYYTRFQQYQAYQDLLVEATPLERWAEFAIQCTIPGVFCAALLQYYDFQLEDDSGTSKRVYMFDGFEEAARSGELSYDGLFEFVTDAYGIDEADVVSVNDNDPRSGVELYRKQIKEEFDRLWDACLDKENRIPDSRANDRNTDENNFIPLGVLERDDSVRTPMRNLRDIDEQLTIALDSDTSRLVKEYRK, from the coding sequence ATGGAACGTTCTTTTCCCCAAAAAGATGCCCCGCGGTTCACTCGCCCACCCGACGAAGCATACGACTCTGGTGACGACTCTGCGTACCCCCGCCACCAGTTGGTGAACCGTGCAATAACCGACCAACTCATCGACAGACTAACCGGTCGAGGAGAGGTCGCCAAAACGCTCTACGGAGCGCAACCATCAAACCAATATTTCGCTGGGGCGCTCGTAAGTCAGTATGAATACAGAGAAGCACAGGCAGAAGATGACACTCTCCAGAATTTTTCTGACGATCTTTCGCCGTTTACTATCGGGGTAAAATTCCGCGTTCCTGCTGATATCGAAGATGACGCGACAATCGAGGTAACACCAAAAGCGTCTGGTTATCAGAGACGGTTCCCGACACTTGACGAGCAACGAAACAAAGCTAACGACAACGAGGATGCAGATGTTCTGCTGGAAGAAACCGAACCCGACTCTGATCAGGATGATGAAGAGGTCGAATTAGAACAAATCGAGGCTGATGGGTATGAACAACTCACCAGGGTATACGAACAAATTCCGTTCAAATTCGACTCCTACAAACTCACTGGGTCGGACATCCATACCCTTCTCGAAGGGAACAGTCCCCAGAAGATAGTTCTGGATCTCGCCGACGCAACTGAACGGGCAAAGAGTGTACAGAACTCTTTCCGGGAGAGAAAAGAGGGTGTTGGGGAGGGCACCGCTAACCAAGTACCAGTACAAGCTCTCCAAAGTCAAAAGGCCTTCCAGAATTACCTGAACGAGGTTTACACTTCTACTACCATCGATCCGCTTTGGCAGGCTCGTCTGGAACTCAATGCCCGATACGATAGTCCAATTGATTCAGAAGAGGAGTACATCACAGTTACGGCTCGGCTTGTGAACACTCACGGTGAGGACTTTGAAACTTCGACTGACCCTGAGTATGAGGACTGGCGTTCAACTCTCTTCGACGTCGGCGTGAAAGCCGAATTAGATGGATGTGAGCTGGGTGCTTTCAAATCAAAAGAAATCGAAGACGAGTACCAGTACGATGGAACAATTCACGGTGTCGGTGAGAATTGCGCAGTAGAGCCCGTATTCGGTGATACTAAAAATCCGGGCCCAAGCGATGCGATAGGAGTCCGAACAGAAACCGTCCCCACATACGAGCAAGCCAAGTACCTAAGTCGAAATCCCGCGGACATTGTTGCTCCGATGGAGGTCCTTGCAGGAGCGAACGGCCGTGAGGAAGTCTTCGAGGGGCTTGAGCGTATTTCCTCGACGATGGAAGAGGCTGCTGAGGACTATCGTGCGATCAAAGATGAAATGACGGAGGGGAAATCCGTTGAAGCCGAAGATGACTTCGAAGATGCAGTAGCCGCGTTCGAGTACGAACACGAACGTTTCAAGACTGGCATCGAGTGCCTCCGAAAAGATGAACGGGCGTACAAGTCCTTCAAGCTATGCAACAAAGCATTTGCCAATCTTGGGTTTGACCGGTGGCGGATGTTCCAAATCGTCTTCATTGTCATGTCTATCCCGGATATGCTCAAACAAGCGTCCGGAGTAGACGAAGATGTCAATATTGACTTCGAGTCAGAAGGGATGACCGACAGCTTAGACGCAGCGGACATCATTTACTTCCCAACCGGTGGTGGAAAGACCGAAGCGTACCTCGGTGTAGTCACCTTCACCGCGTTCCACGATCGCCTTCGCGGGAAAGGCTACGGAATGACTGCCTTTACAAAATTCCCACTCCGGTTCCTCTCCCTACAGCAACTCCAACGTGCAGCGAACGTCTTGGCACAAGCGGAGCTCCTACGACGAGAATACGACATCGGAGGTGAAGAGTTCTCCATTGGGTACTTGGTAGGAAAACAAAACACACCAAATGCTCTCCGAGAGGAAGGGCGAAACAAACTCCGTGAAGCCCAGCAGGACGAGGAAGTGCAAGAAAACTTGCTCTATGTTGATGAGTGCCCCTTCTGTCAGAAAGAAACCGTTGAAATAACAGGTGACAGAGAGCGAGGGCGAATCATCCACCAGTGTACCAACGACGAGTGCAGTGAGACTGAACTCCCGATTTATATCACCGACCGTGAAGTCTACCGCTATTCACCAACATTTGTCGTCTCAACGATTGACAAGATCAGCATCATCGGGATGCAACGAAGAATGCGGACACTCTTTGGGCAAGCCAAGATACGATGTGAAAAACATGGGTACGCCGGTGAAAGTGAGTGCGTGGTCCAAGAAAGTGCGATTTTGGGTGATGGGCATTGCTCCGAAGAAGACTGGGAAGAAGTTGACCCAGTTGATCCCCCGTCATTACTGATCCAAGACGAACTACACCTTCTACGGGAGGAATTCGGAGCATTCGACAGTCACTACGAGACCTTCCTTCAAGCGTACAACGATCGGGTCACTGGTGGAGACTGGAACATGAAGGTCGTTGCTGCGACGGCAACGATTGAAGGCGCTGAACGGCAGGTTCGTGCTCTTTACCAGAAGCCATCTAACATCTTCCCAGAAAAAGGACCGCGACTCCGTCAATCATTCTACGCGTACGCAGACCCGATTCGAAACCAGCGACAAATGGTGGGCGCGATTCCACGGAGTGTCAGTCGGACCTACGCCATCGAGAAAGTGCATGAAGAGTACGCCAGAATTATCCAAGAGTACCGGGCGGACACAGAAAAACTGTTTCAGGATATTCAAGAAGTAAACGATACCTACAACATCGATGACGCGGCCATCCCAGGAGACCCACAGGAACGCGAGGAGGCTCTGCAGGCGGTCTTGGATGATTACGAGGTCCAAGTCTCCTACCACTACTCGAAAGACAACACAGACCTGATGATGCGCGTTCTCCGCACGATGATTAACCAGCATCTCAATGACGACACCGATCCGTATACGGAACTTCGAGGCGAGCTCCTGACAGGAGAAACCAACCTCGGTGATGTCCGAGAAATCATGCGGAGACTCCTGAATCACGATGAAGACGGAATTGACCCCGTCCATATGCTGATTGCTACTTCCATGATCAGCCACGGTGTTGACATTGGACGGCTCAACTTCATCGGATTCTTCGGGTTACCACGTCAGACAGCAGAATACATTCAATCGTACTCGCGTGTCGGTCGAGAGTGGCCAGGGACGGTGTTCATGCTTCACAACCCTGTCCGTGTACGTGACCGCTCCTACTACACTCGATTCCAGCAGTACCAAGCGTATCAGGACCTGCTGGTCGAAGCAACGCCACTGGAACGCTGGGCAGAATTCGCTATTCAGTGTACAATCCCCGGTGTCTTCTGTGCCGCTCTGCTCCAGTACTACGACTTCCAGTTAGAGGATGATTCCGGGACCTCCAAGCGGGTGTACATGTTCGACGGATTCGAGGAAGCTGCACGTAGTGGAGAACTCTCCTATGACGGGCTCTTCGAATTCGTTACTGATGCATACGGCATTGACGAGGCAGACGTCGTATCAGTAAATGACAACGACCCACGAAGTGGTGTTGAGTTATACCGGAAACAAATCAAAGAAGAATTCGATCGCCTCTGGGACGCCTGCCTCGACAAAGAAAATCGGATTCCAGACAGCCGCGCAAACGACCGGAACACGG